In Asanoa sp. WMMD1127, one genomic interval encodes:
- a CDS encoding sugar ABC transporter permease — MANRTSHPSLRPAPAGRADGPSTPSPTRSAPRRRARGGLRGERLAPYVLVAPAILIIVGLRLWPLTLGVNFSFTGDGELDGAPVGFDNYADLFRDPLFQTALRNVGLLVLLLPIAVAIPGLLATFIYLRVPGHRFFRSVYFFPAVLSPVIVGAIFNLLLAFDGPVNAVLGRVGLGPVDWLGDPDVAMFAVVGVHIWATFGMALVVFLAGFATLDGALLDAARVDGASLAQVIWHVIIPGLSRTIQFVFVTTMIGMLTSMFGLLYVMTSGGPEGSTYLPEYYIWIQQGQMNRPALASAASTVLFVIMLVVGLLQLSLLRRAVKES, encoded by the coding sequence GTGGCCAACCGCACCTCGCACCCGTCGCTCCGCCCGGCTCCGGCCGGGCGGGCCGACGGCCCGTCGACGCCGTCGCCGACGCGGTCCGCCCCGCGCCGCCGGGCCCGGGGCGGCCTGCGTGGCGAGCGGCTCGCGCCGTACGTGCTCGTGGCACCGGCGATCCTGATCATCGTCGGGCTCCGGCTGTGGCCGCTGACCCTCGGTGTGAACTTCTCGTTCACCGGCGACGGCGAGCTCGACGGCGCCCCGGTCGGCTTCGACAATTACGCGGACCTGTTCCGCGACCCGTTGTTCCAGACCGCGCTGCGCAACGTCGGCCTGCTCGTCCTGCTGCTGCCGATCGCAGTCGCCATCCCGGGACTGCTGGCGACGTTCATCTACCTGCGCGTGCCCGGCCACCGGTTCTTCCGCAGCGTCTACTTCTTCCCGGCCGTGCTGTCCCCCGTCATCGTCGGGGCGATCTTCAACCTCCTGCTCGCCTTCGACGGGCCGGTCAACGCCGTCCTCGGGCGGGTGGGGCTGGGGCCGGTCGACTGGCTCGGCGATCCGGACGTGGCGATGTTCGCCGTGGTCGGCGTGCACATCTGGGCGACGTTCGGCATGGCCCTGGTCGTGTTCCTGGCCGGGTTCGCCACATTGGACGGTGCGCTGCTGGACGCCGCGCGGGTCGACGGCGCGTCGCTCGCCCAGGTCATCTGGCACGTGATCATCCCGGGCCTGTCGCGCACCATCCAGTTCGTCTTCGTCACCACGATGATCGGGATGCTGACGTCGATGTTCGGCCTGCTCTACGTGATGACCAGCGGCGGGCCGGAGGGGTCCACCTACCTGCCCGAGTACTACATCTGGATCCAGCAGGGGCAGATGAACCGTCCGGCGCTCGCCTCCGCAGCCTCGACGGTGCTCTTCGTGATCATGCTCGTCGTCGGGCTGCTGCAGCTCAGCCTGCTGCGCCGTGCCGTGAAGGAGTCCTGA
- a CDS encoding bile acid:sodium symporter family protein encodes MDSWLTTVGLPIALAIVMLGLGLGLSVADFRRVAAYPLLMLIALVCQVVVLPAVCFGLVLAFGLEPELAVGMMLLAASPGGTTANLYSHLFGGHVAVNVTLTAVNSVLAVVTLPVVVNLSTDYFRPDSQAVGLQFDKVLQVFAIVLVPVSLGMVIRSRFPAFADRLAKPVKILSAVLLVAVIAGAILNERANLADYFVAVGAIVLIFNLISLAIGYGAPRLAGMGKPESIAAGMEIGIHNSTLAIAIAVSPALLDNTRIAIPAAVYGIVMFFTAAAFGYVVSRRQEPADATPAERADRARAEGAGQ; translated from the coding sequence ATGGATTCCTGGCTGACCACCGTGGGGCTCCCGATCGCTCTGGCGATCGTCATGCTCGGCCTCGGGCTCGGGCTGTCGGTCGCCGACTTCCGGCGCGTCGCCGCGTACCCCTTGCTCATGCTCATCGCCCTCGTCTGCCAGGTCGTCGTCCTGCCCGCGGTCTGCTTCGGGCTCGTCCTCGCCTTCGGCCTGGAGCCTGAGTTGGCAGTCGGGATGATGCTGCTCGCCGCGTCACCCGGCGGCACGACCGCGAACCTCTACAGCCACCTCTTCGGCGGCCACGTCGCGGTCAACGTGACCCTCACGGCCGTCAACTCGGTCCTGGCGGTCGTGACCCTGCCGGTGGTCGTCAACCTGTCGACCGACTACTTCCGACCCGACAGCCAGGCGGTCGGGCTCCAGTTCGACAAGGTCCTGCAGGTCTTCGCCATCGTCCTCGTCCCGGTCTCGCTCGGCATGGTGATCCGGTCACGCTTCCCCGCCTTCGCCGACCGCCTCGCCAAGCCCGTCAAGATCCTCTCGGCGGTCCTGCTGGTCGCGGTCATCGCCGGCGCCATCCTCAACGAGCGCGCCAACCTCGCGGACTACTTCGTCGCCGTCGGCGCCATCGTCCTGATTTTCAACCTCATCAGCCTCGCCATCGGGTACGGCGCACCGCGGCTGGCCGGCATGGGCAAGCCCGAGTCGATCGCCGCCGGCATGGAGATCGGCATCCACAACAGCACGCTGGCCATCGCCATCGCGGTCAGCCCCGCACTGCTCGACAACACCCGGATCGCGATCCCGGCCGCCGTCTACGGCATCGTCATGTTCTTCACCGCGGCGGCCTTCGGTTACGTGGTAAGCCGCCGCCAGGAGCCAGCCGACGCCACGCCGGCGGAACGGGCGGACCGCGCACGCGCCGAAGGAGCAGGTCAGTAA
- a CDS encoding GntR family transcriptional regulator — MAGIRQFSYTISLGASECRSVVTDVNSSRTRRRGPQVTMDDEAMTAPGRRVVPGGLPPGRSGGRLADEVYDTLLGQLMSLRIEPGSRVTIDVLARELGVSQTPIRDALNRMEAEGLVVRVPHAGYRIPPQITRARFEDMVEVRLLLEPAAARRSAERASLAQVAGLRRMLEEMAELEGGSGLMAYGAFGLRDAAFHDLVALSAENQVIREVLARLHSHVHLFRLHHDTQVTHLAMAEHEEVVAAIAARDPDAAAYAMRRHILRSGERFRRFFDEVEHADAVPAEG; from the coding sequence ATGGCGGGCATCCGTCAGTTTTCCTATACGATTTCCCTGGGGGCGTCAGAATGCCGCAGCGTTGTGACTGATGTCAACAGTTCGCGAACACGCCGGAGAGGACCTCAGGTCACGATGGACGACGAAGCGATGACCGCGCCGGGCCGCCGGGTCGTGCCGGGCGGACTGCCGCCGGGAAGATCTGGCGGCCGGCTGGCCGACGAGGTCTACGACACCCTCCTCGGGCAGCTGATGTCGCTGCGGATCGAGCCTGGCTCCCGCGTCACGATCGACGTCCTGGCGCGTGAGCTGGGAGTCTCGCAGACGCCGATTCGAGACGCGCTGAATCGCATGGAGGCCGAAGGCCTGGTCGTGCGGGTGCCGCACGCCGGCTACCGCATCCCTCCCCAGATCACCCGCGCCCGATTCGAGGACATGGTGGAGGTCCGCCTGCTGCTCGAGCCGGCGGCGGCGCGCAGATCCGCCGAACGCGCCTCCTTGGCGCAGGTGGCCGGCCTGCGCCGGATGCTGGAGGAGATGGCGGAGCTGGAGGGCGGCAGCGGGCTCATGGCCTACGGCGCCTTCGGGCTACGCGACGCCGCGTTTCACGATCTTGTCGCCCTGAGCGCGGAGAACCAGGTCATCCGGGAAGTGCTTGCTCGCCTGCACAGCCACGTGCACCTGTTCCGGCTGCACCACGACACCCAGGTCACGCACCTGGCCATGGCCGAGCACGAGGAGGTCGTGGCGGCGATCGCCGCGCGCGACCCGGACGCCGCCGCCTACGCGATGCGTCGACACATCCTGCGGTCCGGCGAGCGTTTTCGGCGGTTCTTCGACGAGGTCGAGCACGCGGACGCGGTGCCGGCAGAGGGTTGA
- a CDS encoding alpha/beta hydrolase: MSPPGLARTVTVDGSPVHVLDSGAGPAVLMLHGSGPGTTGAGAWATTAEALGPSWHVVAPDQAGFGGTPVPAGAGRGGLRLWTEQAAGLMDTLGVGSYAVVGHSMGGAVALALAAAHPQRVTRVVAVSTMGAPGAPLSAALDAIWAAPAGQPGARDMLSRLVLDQALVTDAAVEARAAAMRAGAAAYASLFPPPRTRWVEDLTLPARTLAAIRAPVLLVHGADDPVTPLGTAALPLLEHLADVRLHVLGRCGHVPAIEQPHEFRQLLSWFLGAGGGY; the protein is encoded by the coding sequence ATGAGCCCGCCGGGCCTGGCCCGGACGGTCACAGTGGACGGTTCGCCCGTCCACGTCCTCGACAGCGGCGCCGGGCCCGCCGTGCTGATGCTGCACGGCTCCGGACCCGGCACGACCGGCGCCGGTGCCTGGGCGACGACGGCCGAGGCGCTCGGCCCGTCCTGGCACGTGGTGGCTCCGGACCAGGCGGGTTTCGGCGGCACGCCGGTCCCCGCCGGCGCCGGCCGGGGTGGGCTCCGGCTGTGGACGGAGCAGGCCGCGGGTCTGATGGACACGCTGGGCGTCGGGAGTTACGCCGTCGTGGGTCACTCCATGGGCGGCGCCGTGGCGCTGGCGTTGGCCGCCGCGCACCCCCAGCGGGTCACCCGGGTCGTGGCGGTCTCGACGATGGGCGCCCCCGGAGCGCCGCTGTCCGCCGCGCTCGACGCGATCTGGGCCGCCCCCGCCGGCCAGCCGGGGGCACGGGACATGCTCAGTCGCCTCGTCCTCGACCAGGCGCTGGTGACCGACGCGGCCGTCGAGGCGCGTGCGGCCGCGATGCGAGCGGGGGCGGCCGCGTACGCGTCGTTGTTCCCTCCACCCAGGACCCGGTGGGTCGAGGACCTCACCCTCCCGGCGCGGACGCTCGCGGCGATCCGCGCGCCCGTGCTGCTCGTCCACGGGGCCGACGACCCGGTCACCCCGCTCGGGACGGCGGCCCTGCCGCTGCTCGAACACCTGGCCGATGTCCGTCTGCACGTGCTCGGCCGATGTGGACACGTACCGGCGATCGAGCAACCGCACGAGTTCAGGCAACTCCTGTCGTGGTTCCTCGGGGCCGGTGGGGGTTACTGA
- a CDS encoding RICIN domain-containing protein has translation MFGSPRAAVRRLASAAAATGLTAASLVLLGPAAPALAATTTLYAAPSGGDTACTAAQPCSLSAAQTRVRSLAGAMTGDIVVQLAGGTYRLTTPLRFTAADSGTNGWTVTWQAAPSAQPVISGARAVTGWSLVDSGRNIWRANVGAGIDSRQLYVNGALAARARTQVNRADFTASSTGLSFTNPALGYLNNLANKSRVQMESVNSFTDRYVSVQNISGNMITMQQPGWSNNNFGYDTFTSPHRAGPLYLSNAYEFLDAPGEWHLDPGTGALSYIPLSGQNMSSVPVELPTLASLVNIGGTYAAPAHHIAMRGITFTGTSWLGASSNQGYVDQQTGAYIAGNWSWPSFSSCHNGCPQFEATRPNWQQMPAAVQVSAANTITFSDSRFLNLGQTAIGIGNDANGHTSGVGLGASNITVTRSEIARSAAGGIVVGGVRADAHHPSDQRMVNRDITISDNRLHDLGIEYRGIVSVLTTYVNTATISHNEVYNMPYTGMSIGYGWGSNDAGGSNHYADRGLYNYQPRYTTATTAANNRLVGNYVHDVMQQMNDGGCIYTLSANPGGLISDNYCLRTNGYFGIYFDEGSRYYTARTNVFSSTGTWATANYWFAENMGNFTVTNNWSTNGSTNVTNGDRGNVVSGNVTVTNGNWPSGAQAVMAAAGPQGGGSTNPQSVTIVGGASQRCVDIPNASTTNGTQAQLWDCNGGPNQRWTHTSGRQLTVYGNKCLDASGNGTTNGTAAIIWDCNGQTNQQWNVNSNGTITSALSGLCLDASGNGTANGTKLHLWSCHGGTNQQWSLRG, from the coding sequence ATGTTCGGATCCCCACGCGCCGCCGTCCGCCGGCTGGCGTCCGCGGCGGCGGCCACCGGTCTCACCGCCGCGTCCCTCGTCCTCCTCGGCCCGGCCGCCCCCGCCCTGGCCGCCACCACGACCCTCTACGCCGCGCCGTCCGGCGGTGACACCGCCTGCACAGCCGCCCAACCGTGCTCGCTGTCCGCCGCCCAGACCAGGGTGCGCTCCCTGGCCGGCGCGATGACCGGCGACATCGTCGTGCAGCTCGCCGGCGGGACCTACCGGCTCACCACGCCGCTGCGGTTCACCGCCGCCGACTCCGGCACCAACGGTTGGACGGTCACCTGGCAGGCAGCGCCGTCCGCCCAGCCCGTGATCAGCGGCGCGCGCGCCGTCACCGGATGGTCGCTTGTGGACTCCGGTAGGAACATCTGGCGCGCCAACGTCGGCGCCGGCATCGACAGCCGCCAGCTCTATGTCAACGGCGCGCTCGCCGCCCGGGCCCGCACCCAGGTCAACCGGGCCGACTTCACCGCGTCCAGCACCGGGCTCAGCTTCACCAACCCGGCCCTCGGTTATCTCAACAACCTGGCCAACAAGAGCCGGGTGCAGATGGAGAGCGTCAACTCCTTCACGGACCGCTACGTGTCGGTGCAGAACATCAGCGGCAACATGATCACGATGCAGCAACCGGGCTGGAGCAACAACAACTTCGGGTACGACACCTTCACCAGCCCGCACCGCGCCGGGCCGCTCTACCTCAGCAACGCCTACGAGTTCCTCGACGCGCCGGGCGAGTGGCACCTCGATCCAGGGACCGGGGCGCTGTCGTACATCCCGCTCAGCGGTCAGAACATGAGCAGTGTCCCGGTGGAGCTGCCGACCCTGGCGTCGCTGGTGAACATCGGCGGCACCTACGCCGCGCCCGCCCACCACATCGCCATGCGCGGCATCACCTTCACCGGCACGAGCTGGCTCGGCGCGAGCAGCAACCAGGGCTACGTCGACCAGCAGACCGGCGCGTACATCGCCGGCAACTGGAGCTGGCCCAGCTTCAGCTCGTGCCACAACGGCTGCCCGCAGTTCGAGGCCACCCGGCCCAACTGGCAGCAGATGCCGGCCGCCGTCCAGGTCTCGGCGGCAAACACCATCACGTTCAGCGACTCCAGGTTCCTCAACCTCGGGCAGACCGCGATCGGCATCGGCAACGACGCCAACGGGCACACGAGCGGCGTGGGCCTGGGCGCCAGCAACATCACCGTCACCCGGTCGGAGATCGCCCGCAGCGCCGCCGGCGGCATCGTGGTCGGCGGCGTCCGCGCCGACGCGCACCACCCGAGCGACCAGCGGATGGTCAACCGGGACATCACGATCAGCGACAACCGCCTGCACGACCTGGGCATCGAGTACCGCGGCATCGTCTCGGTGCTCACGACGTACGTCAACACGGCCACGATCTCGCACAACGAGGTCTACAACATGCCGTACACCGGGATGTCCATCGGCTACGGCTGGGGCTCCAACGACGCGGGCGGCAGCAACCACTACGCCGACCGGGGTCTCTACAACTACCAGCCGCGCTACACGACCGCGACGACGGCAGCCAACAACCGGTTGGTCGGCAACTACGTGCACGACGTGATGCAGCAGATGAACGACGGCGGCTGCATCTACACACTGTCGGCCAATCCCGGCGGGCTGATCAGCGACAACTACTGCCTGCGGACCAACGGCTACTTCGGTATCTACTTCGACGAGGGCTCGCGCTACTACACGGCCCGCACCAACGTGTTCTCCTCGACCGGCACGTGGGCGACGGCCAACTACTGGTTCGCGGAGAACATGGGCAACTTCACGGTCACCAACAACTGGTCGACCAACGGCAGCACGAACGTGACCAACGGCGACCGCGGCAACGTGGTGTCCGGCAACGTCACCGTGACCAACGGCAACTGGCCTTCGGGCGCCCAGGCGGTCATGGCCGCCGCGGGCCCGCAGGGCGGCGGCTCGACCAACCCGCAGAGCGTGACGATCGTCGGCGGCGCCTCGCAGCGGTGCGTCGACATCCCCAACGCCAGCACGACCAACGGCACCCAGGCGCAGCTCTGGGACTGCAACGGCGGCCCGAACCAGCGGTGGACCCACACGTCGGGCAGGCAGCTGACGGTGTACGGCAACAAGTGCCTGGACGCCAGCGGCAACGGCACCACCAACGGCACCGCGGCCATCATCTGGGACTGCAACGGTCAGACCAACCAGCAGTGGAACGTCAACAGCAACGGCACCATCACCAGCGCGCTGTCCGGGCTGTGCCTCGACGCGAGCGGCAACGGCACGGCCAACGGCACGAAGCTCCACCTCTGGTCGTGCCACGGTGGCACGAACCAGCAGTGGAGCCTGCGCGGCTGA
- a CDS encoding carbohydrate ABC transporter permease, whose translation MPHARVTRWLLALPMGLLALATIYPLLFTGNVAMKTRREYVLDRFSLAEAVRWDNVTTAWTSVGMGRYFLNSVIVVAAAVVVLLLLGSMAGFALSQIRFRGSSVLFLGCLAALFIPFQVIMVPLARVMADTGLIDTYPGLVLAYVAQFLPFTVFLMTSYYRTVAPEIIDAARIDGNSLYGVYRRIMLPIGAPALLSVGILNALFCWNDVLIALLMMPSADHRTLMVGVTALRGQYSANIPTFAAGVLIAAAPVLLLYLFLQRQIADGVTAGATKG comes from the coding sequence ATGCCGCACGCCCGGGTGACCCGCTGGCTGCTCGCCCTGCCGATGGGGCTGCTCGCCCTGGCCACGATCTATCCCCTGCTGTTCACCGGCAACGTGGCGATGAAGACCCGACGGGAGTACGTCCTGGACCGGTTCTCGCTCGCCGAGGCCGTTCGCTGGGACAACGTGACCACCGCGTGGACCAGCGTCGGCATGGGACGCTACTTCCTCAACTCGGTGATCGTCGTGGCCGCCGCGGTGGTCGTGCTCCTGCTGCTCGGCTCGATGGCCGGCTTCGCCCTGAGCCAGATCAGGTTCCGCGGCTCGTCGGTGTTGTTCCTGGGCTGCCTGGCGGCGCTGTTCATCCCCTTCCAGGTGATCATGGTGCCGCTGGCCCGGGTCATGGCCGACACGGGGCTCATCGACACGTACCCAGGGCTGGTGCTCGCCTATGTTGCCCAGTTCCTGCCGTTCACGGTCTTTCTGATGACCAGCTACTACCGCACGGTGGCGCCCGAGATCATCGACGCGGCCCGGATCGACGGCAACAGCCTCTACGGCGTCTACCGGCGGATCATGCTGCCCATCGGCGCGCCCGCGCTGCTCTCCGTGGGCATCCTCAACGCTCTCTTCTGCTGGAACGACGTGCTCATCGCGCTGCTGATGATGCCGTCGGCCGACCACCGCACGCTGATGGTCGGCGTGACCGCGCTGCGCGGCCAGTACTCGGCCAACATCCCGACGTTCGCGGCCGGCGTGCTGATCGCCGCGGCGCCCGTCCTCCTGCTCTACCTGTTCCTCCAGCGCCAGATCGCCGACGGGGTCACCGCCGGCGCCACGAAAGGCTGA
- a CDS encoding DJ-1/PfpI family protein — protein sequence MPRALLLTGDAAEELDTMYPYYRVQEGGWDVDVSSRTMRDVQLVIHEFDPNSDAYVEKNGRKLPVDVPWADVDVERYDALIIPGGRAPEWIRVDADVRRITEHFFARNLPIALVCHGAQVPAVYGLLKGRKTACFPPITGDMENAGATVIDAPDVVDGNLVSCRGWPDMPQFGRAMMELFAKSVNSA from the coding sequence GTGCCCAGAGCACTGCTCCTGACCGGCGATGCCGCCGAGGAGCTCGACACCATGTACCCCTACTACCGCGTGCAGGAGGGCGGCTGGGACGTCGACGTCTCGTCCCGGACCATGCGCGACGTGCAACTGGTCATCCACGAGTTCGACCCCAACTCCGACGCATACGTGGAGAAGAACGGCCGGAAGCTGCCGGTCGACGTGCCGTGGGCCGACGTCGACGTCGAGCGCTACGACGCCCTCATCATCCCCGGCGGGCGTGCCCCCGAGTGGATCCGCGTCGACGCGGATGTCCGGCGCATCACCGAGCACTTCTTCGCGCGCAACCTGCCCATCGCGCTCGTCTGTCACGGCGCCCAGGTGCCAGCGGTCTACGGGCTGCTGAAGGGTCGAAAGACAGCGTGCTTCCCGCCCATCACCGGTGACATGGAGAACGCGGGTGCGACGGTCATCGACGCTCCCGACGTCGTGGACGGCAACCTCGTCTCCTGCCGAGGCTGGCCCGACATGCCGCAGTTCGGCCGGGCGATGATGGAGCTCTTCGCGAAGTCCGTCAACTCCGCATGA
- a CDS encoding alcohol dehydrogenase catalytic domain-containing protein — MKAVVYRGARRFVVEERPVDAPGPGEVRIAVAYTGICGTDLHIFHGDMDARVGDAAVIGHEMSGRIAEVGEGVSAHRVGQPVTVMPTRVCRRCVACRRGQSHVCHAMNFLGIDSPGAMQASWTIPADLVLPLPHDLPLDRAALVEPVAVAVHDVRRASVGAGEHVVVVGGGPVGVLIATVAQGRGARVLLVEPDPFRRSVAAGVGIDAVDPGATDVVALVDERTAGAGADVAFEVSGSAGGVGTAVAVLTTRGRLVLVAIHPQPRPVDLHRFFWRELDLLGARLYQREDMAEAVRLVASGAVPVQRLISRVEPVAAVDAAFAALEQGGGVMKVLLDWREAGR; from the coding sequence GTGAAGGCGGTGGTCTACCGTGGCGCGCGGCGGTTCGTGGTCGAGGAGCGGCCGGTGGACGCGCCCGGGCCGGGCGAGGTGCGCATCGCCGTCGCGTACACCGGGATCTGTGGCACGGATCTGCACATCTTCCACGGCGACATGGACGCCCGGGTCGGCGACGCCGCGGTCATCGGGCACGAGATGTCGGGGCGGATCGCCGAGGTCGGCGAGGGCGTCAGCGCCCATCGCGTCGGGCAGCCGGTCACTGTCATGCCGACCCGAGTCTGCCGGCGGTGCGTCGCCTGCCGGCGCGGGCAGTCGCACGTCTGCCACGCCATGAACTTCCTCGGCATCGACTCGCCGGGCGCCATGCAGGCGTCGTGGACAATTCCGGCGGACCTGGTGTTACCGCTCCCGCACGACCTGCCGCTCGACCGGGCGGCGCTCGTCGAGCCGGTCGCGGTCGCGGTGCACGACGTCCGGCGGGCCAGCGTCGGCGCGGGCGAGCACGTCGTCGTGGTCGGCGGCGGACCGGTGGGCGTGCTGATCGCCACCGTGGCACAGGGTCGCGGCGCCCGGGTTCTCCTGGTGGAGCCGGACCCCTTCCGGCGGTCGGTCGCCGCCGGGGTGGGCATCGATGCCGTCGACCCCGGCGCCACCGATGTCGTCGCGCTGGTCGACGAGCGCACCGCGGGCGCCGGCGCGGACGTGGCGTTCGAGGTGTCGGGCTCGGCCGGCGGGGTGGGCACGGCGGTCGCCGTGCTGACCACCCGGGGCCGGCTCGTCCTGGTGGCCATCCATCCCCAACCGCGGCCCGTCGACCTGCACCGGTTCTTCTGGCGGGAGCTGGACCTGCTGGGCGCCCGGCTCTACCAGCGTGAGGACATGGCCGAGGCCGTCCGGCTCGTGGCCTCGGGCGCGGTTCCCGTGCAGCGGTTGATCTCACGGGTGGAGCCGGTGGCGGCCGTCGACGCCGCGTTCGCGGCCCTCGAGCAGGGCGGGGGCGTCATGAAGGTCCTGCTCGACTGGCGGGAGGCCGGCCGGTGA
- the kduD gene encoding 2-dehydro-3-deoxy-D-gluconate 5-dehydrogenase KduD — translation MTGLFDLSGRTAVVTGARRGIGLAMATALAEAGADIVGVSARLEATGSEVERRVRAAGRRFTALRADLADRGDVHRLAREVAALGPIDILVNNGGTIARAPAASHGDDLWDHVLEVNLSSQFVLSREIGRRMLDRGHGKIIFTASLLSFQGGITVPAYTASKSGLAGLTKALANEWAAHGVNVNAIAPGYVATDNTQALRDDPARGQAIVARIPAGRWGRPDDLAGATVFLAAPASDYVNGIVLPVDGGWLGR, via the coding sequence GTGACCGGACTGTTCGACCTGTCCGGGCGGACCGCGGTGGTGACCGGCGCCCGGCGCGGCATCGGCCTGGCCATGGCCACCGCACTGGCCGAGGCTGGCGCTGACATCGTCGGCGTGTCCGCGCGGCTGGAGGCGACCGGGAGCGAGGTGGAACGGCGCGTGCGCGCGGCCGGACGCCGGTTCACCGCCCTGCGGGCCGACCTGGCCGACCGCGGCGACGTGCACCGGCTGGCCCGGGAGGTCGCGGCGCTCGGGCCGATCGACATCCTGGTCAACAACGGCGGCACCATCGCCCGCGCGCCGGCGGCCAGCCACGGCGACGACCTCTGGGACCACGTGCTGGAGGTGAATCTCAGCAGCCAGTTCGTGCTCAGCCGGGAGATCGGCCGCCGGATGCTCGACCGGGGCCACGGAAAGATCATTTTCACCGCCTCCCTGCTGAGCTTCCAGGGCGGCATCACCGTCCCGGCGTACACGGCCTCGAAGTCGGGTCTGGCCGGGCTCACCAAGGCGCTGGCCAACGAGTGGGCCGCGCACGGCGTCAACGTCAACGCGATCGCGCCGGGCTACGTCGCGACCGACAACACCCAGGCGCTGCGCGACGACCCGGCCCGCGGCCAGGCGATCGTGGCGCGGATCCCAGCGGGCCGCTGGGGTCGACCCGACGACCTGGCCGGCGCCACGGTCTTCCTGGCGGCGCCGGCGTCCGACTACGTCAACGGCATCGTCCTCCCCGTCGACGGCGGCTGGCTGGGCCGCTGA
- a CDS encoding mandelate racemase/muconate lactonizing enzyme family protein, protein MRITGFRTLTTVHEWGRAVGDANGVFADGGVPVPIIMVDTDEGITGIGLGPHAHVNAVFPAIEGQDPRGVAALYDRMLRQTFKAGHAGGVFGTIGALDTALWDIKAQAAGEPLWRMLGGRDRTVPAYASGLDISLTDDELASVYKGYAERGLRAAKLKGGLDVDDDLRRLLLVRDVLAAAHGAGRPALMLDANECWTRKQAVRHVREIERGLDLTWVEEPVRRWDAEGLAAVSRGVQASVATGENLTGLEQFRPLVAAGAVDVVQTAAVWGITHFLRVAALAHAYDLPVSPIGTTPIGLLHAATAVPNHISSELQDLAPPVGVSVDVSVEDGAFVLGDSPGLGLAIDEAAVAASARYVDGNNPATPNVRPAAAGRRLLAATHAPATAASSRNEVVR, encoded by the coding sequence ATGCGCATCACCGGATTTCGCACGCTGACGACGGTCCACGAGTGGGGCCGCGCCGTCGGCGACGCCAACGGCGTCTTCGCCGACGGTGGTGTCCCGGTGCCGATCATCATGGTCGACACCGATGAGGGCATCACCGGCATCGGGCTGGGGCCGCACGCCCACGTCAACGCCGTCTTCCCGGCCATCGAGGGCCAGGACCCGCGCGGCGTCGCGGCGTTGTACGACCGCATGCTCCGGCAGACGTTCAAGGCCGGTCACGCCGGCGGGGTCTTCGGAACCATCGGCGCCCTCGACACGGCCCTGTGGGACATCAAGGCACAGGCGGCCGGCGAACCGCTGTGGCGCATGCTCGGCGGCCGGGACCGCACCGTCCCGGCGTACGCGTCGGGCCTCGACATCAGCCTGACCGACGACGAGCTTGCGTCCGTCTACAAGGGATACGCCGAGCGCGGGCTGCGGGCGGCCAAGCTCAAGGGCGGTCTGGACGTCGACGACGACCTGCGCCGGCTGCTGCTGGTCCGGGACGTGCTGGCCGCGGCCCACGGCGCCGGACGGCCGGCCCTGATGCTCGACGCCAACGAGTGCTGGACCCGCAAGCAGGCCGTGCGCCACGTCCGCGAGATCGAGCGCGGCCTGGACCTCACCTGGGTCGAGGAGCCGGTGCGACGGTGGGACGCCGAAGGGCTCGCCGCGGTCAGCCGGGGCGTCCAGGCGTCGGTGGCCACGGGCGAGAACCTCACAGGGCTCGAACAGTTCCGCCCGCTCGTCGCCGCCGGGGCGGTCGACGTCGTCCAGACCGCCGCGGTCTGGGGCATCACCCACTTCCTGCGGGTCGCCGCGCTGGCCCACGCGTACGACCTGCCGGTCAGCCCCATCGGCACGACGCCGATCGGGCTGCTGCACGCGGCCACGGCGGTGCCCAACCACATCTCCAGCGAGCTGCAGGACCTGGCGCCACCGGTGGGGGTTTCGGTCGACGTCTCCGTCGAGGACGGCGCCTTCGTGCTCGGCGACTCCCCCGGGCTCGGGCTGGCGATCGACGAGGCCGCCGTCGCGGCCTCGGCCCGCTACGTCGACGGCAACAACCCCGCCACGCCCAACGTGCGGCCGGCGGCGGCCGGTCGCCGGCTTCTGGCGGCGACGCACGCGCCGGCCACGGCCGCCTCCTCCCGCAACGAGGTGGTCCGGTGA